DNA from Prunus persica cultivar Lovell chromosome G6, Prunus_persica_NCBIv2, whole genome shotgun sequence:
GTCAACCAGTCCAAGCAAAACTGCCATGTGTATAACACATTGTCATTTGTTAGGTAATTTAAGGGAGAAAACTAACACATTTGGACATGAAAATTGAACTTGACCCTTTGGACTCTTCCATGACTTATTTTCCCTCGTTGAATGAAGTGTTGTCCCTTACATCTAGGGTTAGGGGCGGACAAATTAAATTTCCGTTAAACCCAACTAACTTGACCTGAATAGTACTATCGATTCAATTTCACacgcaaaaaagaaaataatgataaaaaaatcaaattatttttatgaaatgaaAGACCTAAACTTTCCACGATCAAACACATCAAAGGGGAAACgttttaaagaaagaaaaagccaGCTAACtacattcaaaacaaaattgaaattttcttgAATGCTTATATTATAGTACCTATCAAATTGTTGTCTGCATTCAGAGGCGAAGTTCAACACGTGTCATTAGCATGCTAAGcccatttttatttaaactCGGGAAAGAGTTTATTTTTCCTAAGATgacccaaaagaagaaaaattggtaacaaaattgaaggcccaaaagaaaataacaaaaatacacaaaagcGGACAAAGTGTTACACCCAGTGGGCTTTCCTATTGGTATTATAATAGTgaaactaagaaaaataaataaaagtgacCTAAGTTAGTGTTGTGCCCATTGTAACTTTCCTAGCGGTACACTTATGTTAAGCCTTATAGTAACTACagtgtttatttttctaatgcaCAAGATTGGTAACTTATTTTAAATGTACCTCTTTCGGTTGTGAACTCTTTTTACTTGAACTTCTTTGGGCCTGCGTGCTCTCGTGAGTCTAAGTTCTAttagtttgctttttctttttcctcataaaaacaaaaaaacaaaaaaagggtcAATTTCAATTCTAATTCCATTCCCAAACGTGAATCATCCACCAATGCCTAGGACATCATATAGGACTATTTATTCCTATATTTCTATGTCCATTCGTCGGAGCACACGAGTATAATGACCCTAGTGGTGAAGTTAAAACTTCCATGTCATTGTCATTGGATTTATCTCCACTCTCTGTCtcatttttttatgtaattcGAGTGGTGGAGTAAAGCTTCAATGTTATGGGAATATATATGTCTACTTTCTCAATTTCAATCTCACTCATTACATAAGTCACGATAAGTGAGATATATAGTGTCGATATATCACCAAGTACGTAGATAAATTATTCTGCAAACAAGGAGTATTTAGAATTAGACTACGTCAATGGTTCGATTCTCACTCTCCTATATACAAAAAACTAATTTATGAGAGTGCCTAACCCAATCCTGTATCTCATGTCATGAGCTGTTATATCCAAAGATTCAATTATCATGTATCATAAATGCCCGCCAAAGTTGTCTATTTTGGCCAGACACACAGAACATAAACAAGAACAATTCCAAGGTTATACTTGTCAAAGCCTAACAACAAACGTTTGCTATGTATACATTTTTATGTGCAGCCGGAAATGAAGAGACATGAAAAACACTGCGAAAATACTACACCGACCTGATATCTGTTAATATCAAGAAAGCATGAGCATGTGTTGGAGAATGGCCTTATGTTTCATAAGGACCAAGGGTTGGCCAACTAAACGAGAAAACCAAACGTGCGGTGCAGCTAAACTCAAGTGTAGCATTTAGAAAGTACCGGACTTTCATGTGCTGAGAGGGACTAAGGTCTTTCGTATTGGAGATGAGCATATTCAGTCACTTCAGTAGTCCATTGTCACGAATGAGAAAGGAAATGATGACTTCCAATCCCAAGCAAAATTGCCATCTGCATTGCAAACAACTCAAGCACTTAACACCCTGTCAACATACGTTTAATAATTCGTAATTGGAATCAAGTACTAAGACAATGACATGTTTACATAATCAGAATCCGTAATCAGACGCATCTACAACAATGGCACGTTCACTAATCCATTATCGGAATCAAGCACACTAAAGTGGTCTTCAACACATACAAATATACGTGTTCACAAACACACGAGTTTTACTTACTGTATTGGTGGAAATACGAACAGAAAGCATAAACTAGCTGCAAATTAaagcatttctttttctttttgatagGAAATATAGTAAACTATCTTCAAAAATCACTTTGTAAAAACTCTCCCTTCCCTTCCAATCCCAATCCCGGCATTGGGGCAAGAATTTTCCATCATGGCTAACTAGTTCCAACTTCTAACCAAGCAAAACATCTAAAGAGTTTGActggtatatatataaaccagacaagaaacaaaagagttttaacttggaaaattagttTAGTTAACATAAAGATTGGTACGCAACATAAGTTCAATCAAGGAACAACAGTATATATACCATTATCAGCTGCTATCCCAATATAACACACTCCTCTCCAGAACATCAATGAATTGCCAAAGTTTAGGCTCATTATTTCATCCTCAAACTAGAAGCcattagtatatatattatacattatGTGGGAAGAGAGGCAAACCAAcctttgattttaaaaaacctcCGTAGATAACTAGAcgcatttgaattttgaagtcAATGTCAATTGATTTAACATATAATGGTCTATGTTTTGTCAAAGTTTCTGATACCCAAATAAGTAGACACATTATCTGTAGAAACATTTTCAAGCTAGGACAGTCGTGAGAAGGCACacctaaatttatatatttggcCTTCTATATACGGCAAGATGCCAAGTGATAGGAATACAAAGTAAATAAATCATCATAGATAAATAGAAAAGTCCAAAAGAGTGCTAGATATTCCATTAAACAGAATTAATACCAGAAATTAAGGATGCAAATGAGAAGGCATTTTCACCTCCTGCCATATGCACAACCACTGTAATACCTTTATGGCCATTGAAGGTGCAGCAGTTCCAAATTTCATTGTCCACAAATGCATATTAATTTCACAGTGATTTTTTTATCAACGGCAACAAAGCAGGATCTACTTCATCTTTCGACAGTAAATTAACTATCAACTCTGTTGTTGATGCATCTGCAGAAAAACCCTTCTCTACCATTGTTTGAATAAGTACCATCGCCCTTGATGTCTGTTTATTATGGATGAACCCTCGGATAATTGTATTATAGGTCCAACCATTAGGAGAACAGCCTTCCACTTCCATTTCAATAAGAAACTTTTCTGCTTCGCTTGTAAGGCCCGCGATACAGAGTCCATTAATCATTATAGTGTATGTCCTCGCATTAGGTTCAAGTCCTTTTGATGATAAACCACAAAAGAGATCCCTTGCAGATTCAATTTTTCCAGCTATGCACAAACCTTCAATAAGAATATTGTAAATCACAATATTAATATCCAACTTCTTCGCTTCCATCTCTCCAAACAATTGCATTGCCCTAGAAAGTTGTCGGTTTTTACACAGGCCATCCagtaaaatagaaaaagctTGAGCATCTGGAAGCTGGCCACAAGCTTGCATCTTAGAGAACAACTTTTGTGCATCATCTATTCTACCCACTTTGCAAAAACCGTCCATAAGAGCGGTATAAGTAACGGTATCTGCAACTAGCCCCTTATGAGACATATCCAGAAAAAGCATCATGGCCTCATCAATCTTTTTATGCTTACAATATCCATTTATCAATGTGCTGTAACTAACAACATTAACCATCGAGCCCTTGCTAAGCATTAGTTCAAAAACCTTTTTCGCTTTGTCCATTCTTCCTCGCAAACAGTAACCATCCATGAGTGAATTGTACGTAACCGAATCAGGATCAATATCTCTTTCAATCATCATCTCAACCACGCCTTCTGCTTCCACGACCATTCCCTCCTTACAAATTGTGTCTACCAAGACGCTGAACGTGAACACatctggaaatatatttttacttGCCATTTCATTCAACAACCTTGTAGCTTCTTTCCACTCGCCTAATTTGCAAACTCCATGAATCAAGGATGTATAGGTAATGACATCTGGGGCAATACCCTTGCTCATCATTTCTGAGAAGAGGTTCAATGCATCATCAACTAGTGTATCCTTACAAAGACTGTCGATGATTGTGCTATAGACAACTAGGTCAGGCTTGCAAGCTCCTTCCTCCATCTTCCTAAGCAACTGAATAGCAGCACTATTGTTACCTTTCATGCAAAAGCCCTTTACTAGCGTGCCATAAGTAACCACATTAGGCTGACAATTACCTCCCCTCATCATCTTGTGGAGAAGGGTTGCCGCCTCCGCCACTCTATTCTCAAGAAGAAAGCCGTTGATTAGAGTGGTGAAGGTAAAGACATCTGGTTCAAGACCAACTTTGAAGAAATTTCCCAATACAGATAAACTAAACCCCATTTGGTTTAGATGACAATAACAATTTATGAGAATGTTTAGAGTATAAACATTAGGTCCAATTCCCGACACACCCATTTGTTTATACAAGATGATGACGGCCGGATAATGTTTCAATTTCGCAACTTGACCCAATATTTGAGTGAAACGAACAACTGAAGGCCGAGGACGCATTTGAAGCACTCTATCAAACACATTGAAAGCATCCTCAACAGTTGTGATTTTGGGTGAGTTTCTCACTGGCTGCTCTAGTTGGGTTCTTGTAGATTTGATTGGTTTAAAAGGTTGAGAGTGAAGGAAAGCAAAGTAATCGTTGGCGAAAACAACAAGAGTGGAGTTAGAGTGAAGACAAGGCATACCTCTCCATCTCCTGCTGGTgcaataagaagaagaagaagcagctaTATTCcgcatcatcatcttcagcaTCTCAGTGAGTCAGTGAGTCTCAGCCAACCTTCAACATTTGGGAAGCGAGACCAAATCTCGAAAGGGAGCGGCGGAGCTCTCAAGTGCGTGGATGATGATCCAGTCGACAAAAACTTTGTTTCGATGAGTTTCGAATTAGTTTTCCTTTCTAATTGCATTTAACAATGCTATGCTATGTCGGGAAAGGGttgtggttttcttttttcttcatttttacaAAGAATTTATTTCAGTGGGTTAATTGTTACCAGTGAATTAAATATTTCGGAATTATCTCGAGTACTCGTTGTATAAAGGAAAGGATGTCTTTTGATTAGGGATGACAACGGTCGAGTAGGGGTCAGGTATGATAATACTATTATCGTCTTCGCTCTCTATCTCTGCCCTCATTTCCGAATTCATCCCCTTTTAATAGGTTTCGGGGAATCTCCGTCTCTGTTCCCGTTAGGGAACTATCCCCATACCCGTCCTGAATCTCCGgattttttttacataaaaaatatttatcatatattttaacattaagtttcatattaaattatcttTCAACACATCTAAATTtactataaagttcaactcaactattcaaaatcacattaatatgaaattccaaagaagattaggaagaattaggagagggaggttaacttagggttaaacataaatattataattatatatatatttatttaaatatatatatattttcaggtCGGGGATGAGGATGCAAATACCATCCCCTCCCCATACCCATCggggatttttcaagttcgggGATCTCTGTCCCCGATACCCGTTTGGCCACGAAATCTCCCCTCGTTAGGGTTGGGGACCCGATGGGGACCTGCCCCCGCATGGATTTTTGCTATCCCTACTTTTgacgaaaaaataaaaaacaaatatatatatataatctccTCAAAATCCAAAAGTCCCGCGAGACTACACACACTTCATTTATTTCTCGCTCTCTCAGTCCTACATGGCCAGCATCGTGTCACCCGATGACGACAACGACGATGTTTTATTCGCCATCTCCGAGCAACATCGCGAGCTCATGGAAGCTGAATCCCTAGAGTTCGACATGGATCTTGACAGGACCCACCCCGAATTCCTCGAAATCCGGGACAATTCCTTTGATAGTTCAGACATCGAACCGATGTCGGGCCTACTTACTAAAGACACGAGCctttctgccaaaatttcggcAGTGTCTCACCTAAAAATTGGacatttttccaaatttttaacCTGTCAAGATCACAATTAATATCACCAACCGGCAGCATGCataagttaaaaaaattcatgccgttTACATCAATGGCCTCTGGACTGGCAAATCAAACCCTAGTACGAGCGATAACAGAGCAATCTAAGAGTTTTGATTTACAAACGATAACAAAGTTTAACGAAAAGGAAAGAACAAAGCTTATCCTACTGAAGCTCGGGATTCGGAAATTCAAAGCTTGACTCTGCTGCTCAACTCGGTCAACTACTATCTGGGGGGGGcgtaaaacaaaaaagtatgagtggacaaaaacaaagtttagttCACAatgaaaacaacataatataacccCCACCGTTTAGAAAATGATGTCGAAAACCATATGTATTAAAAATCGATATAGCCATATATAAATCTATAGTTGAGCCCAAACCATAGTGAGATCCAAAATCCCATAATGAAACTTTATTAATCATCCCATTCAAACCTTTCCCCCTTATACCTAAATTAGTGGCTTGAAACGCATGTCTGTTGGCACAACGAGTGAGGAATTAAACAATCAAACcaggggattgtttgacttgTGCACATGGAAGAATCCTCAATTGACCATGTGGCTAAGGAACGTGTAACATcgcacatcaaccaacggagaggagGTGATGTGCTTTATCTGTACATGTCCGCCTCCATCTAgaacgaggccttttgggagctcactggcttcgaatttcatgggaactccgaagttaagcgagttggggctagagtAATCCCATGAAGAGTGACCCACTGGGTAGTTGCTCGTGGGTtctcagaaacaaaaccgtgagggcagagaggggggcccaaagcggacaatat
Protein-coding regions in this window:
- the LOC18772851 gene encoding pentatricopeptide repeat-containing protein At1g63330 produces the protein MLKMMMRNIAASSSSYCTSRRWRGMPCLHSNSTLVVFANDYFAFLHSQPFKPIKSTRTQLEQPVRNSPKITTVEDAFNVFDRVLQMRPRPSVVRFTQILGQVAKLKHYPAVIILYKQMGVSGIGPNVYTLNILINCYCHLNQMGFSLSVLGNFFKVGLEPDVFTFTTLINGFLLENRVAEAATLLHKMMRGGNCQPNVVTYGTLVKGFCMKGNNSAAIQLLRKMEEGACKPDLVVYSTIIDSLCKDTLVDDALNLFSEMMSKGIAPDVITYTSLIHGVCKLGEWKEATRLLNEMASKNIFPDVFTFSVLVDTICKEGMVVEAEGVVEMMIERDIDPDSVTYNSLMDGYCLRGRMDKAKKVFELMLSKGSMVNVVSYSTLINGYCKHKKIDEAMMLFLDMSHKGLVADTVTYTALMDGFCKVGRIDDAQKLFSKMQACGQLPDAQAFSILLDGLCKNRQLSRAMQLFGEMEAKKLDINIVIYNILIEGLCIAGKIESARDLFCGLSSKGLEPNARTYTIMINGLCIAGLTSEAEKFLIEMEVEGCSPNGWTYNTIIRGFIHNKQTSRAMVLIQTMVEKGFSADASTTELIVNLLSKDEVDPALLPLIKKSL